One window from the genome of Bdellovibrionales bacterium encodes:
- the rfaD gene encoding ADP-glyceromanno-heptose 6-epimerase has translation MIIVTGANGFIGSVMVWELNQKGMTDIVCVDSVDLKTRNVLKHRKYSKFLGKDELWPFLDTKEAQEKVTWIIHMGACSSTTETNKEFLWENNTYYTQRIFEWCTKFKKDLIYASSAATYGAGELGFDDTTDSELLKPLNLYGESKVLFDRWAVKQTQTPPHWYGLKFFNVFGPNEYHKDFMSSVAFKAYNQIRDTGAFGLFKSANPNYKDGEFMRDFVYVKDVTGWMWELMEKKPANGVYNMGFGKSRTWLDLANSVFAAMGKTLKINWIEMPENVRGQYQYYTEAKTDKWAKAGMSPSKWPLEKAVDDYVKNYLTKSDPWL, from the coding sequence ATGATTATCGTAACTGGTGCAAACGGCTTTATTGGCAGCGTGATGGTATGGGAGCTCAATCAAAAGGGCATGACCGATATCGTCTGCGTGGACTCTGTGGACCTCAAAACCCGCAACGTTCTCAAACACAGAAAATACTCTAAATTCCTCGGTAAAGATGAGCTCTGGCCTTTCTTGGACACGAAAGAGGCCCAAGAGAAAGTCACTTGGATCATCCACATGGGTGCATGCTCTTCGACGACAGAAACCAACAAAGAGTTCCTGTGGGAAAACAACACCTACTACACTCAAAGAATTTTTGAGTGGTGCACGAAGTTCAAAAAAGATCTCATCTACGCGAGCTCTGCCGCTACTTACGGTGCCGGCGAACTGGGCTTTGATGATACGACCGACTCGGAGCTGCTAAAACCTTTGAACCTCTATGGCGAATCAAAAGTTTTGTTTGATCGCTGGGCGGTGAAGCAAACTCAAACTCCACCACACTGGTATGGTTTGAAATTCTTTAACGTGTTTGGCCCGAACGAGTATCACAAAGACTTTATGTCGAGCGTGGCGTTCAAAGCTTACAATCAGATCAGAGACACTGGCGCGTTTGGCTTATTCAAGTCCGCAAATCCAAACTACAAAGACGGCGAATTTATGCGTGACTTCGTTTACGTGAAAGACGTCACCGGCTGGATGTGGGAACTCATGGAGAAAAAGCCGGCTAACGGCGTTTACAACATGGGTTTTGGTAAATCCCGCACATGGCTTGATCTTGCGAACTCTGTGTTTGCAGCGATGGGTAAGACTCTGAAAATCAACTGGATCGAAATGCCTGAAAACGTCCGCGGTCAGTATCAGTACTACACAGAAGCAAAAACCGATAAATGGGCGAAGGCAGGAATGAGTCCTTCAAAATGGCCTCTGGAAAAAGCTGTGGATGACTACGTGAAAAACTATCTCACCAAGTCAGATCCTTGGTTGTAA
- a CDS encoding aromatic amino acid hydroxylase has protein sequence MESLPKHLRKYVVEQNYAKYTPVEQASWRYILRQLKAYLSVHAHESYVEGLAKTGIEIEKIPRIEDISAKIQKFGWRAIPVSGFIPPAAFMELQSLGVLPIASDMRTLDHLLYTPAPDIVHEAAGHAPILANPEFADYLRQYAQISRKALISKEDINMYEAIRELSDIKENPSSTPEQIKAAEEKLERVSKSISHISEAAELGRMNWWTAEYGLIGDMKQPKIFGAGLLSSVGEAKWCLSDKVKKIPLSVDCIKQGYDITEPQPQLFVTPDFKTLVKVLNEMADQMAFRKGGIESVQKAIRAESVNTVELNSGIQISGVVVEVITPPHPSQEVAYLRFQGPSQLSFKDEQLHGQGPDYHAHGFGTPVGKLKKFPSICPSDLSDSQWDQLNAAPGKKMDLEFTSGVHVTGTFNGRFEQDRKTVLLSLTDAKATLGDRVLFDPSWGTFDMAIGCTVTSVFGGAADREAYGETDDFVAARVPQRTYSDEEKLYHSQYAKVREIREKNLQGAELEKALAPVIETHDQKFKHDWLLKLEAFELVSNRAKGAALEKKLHGDLEMLAQDQKLTSMIKDGLTHAQL, from the coding sequence ATGGAATCTCTTCCGAAGCACCTTCGCAAATATGTTGTTGAACAGAACTACGCTAAGTACACGCCTGTCGAGCAGGCGTCTTGGCGTTACATCCTTCGTCAGCTGAAAGCCTACTTGTCTGTTCACGCGCACGAATCCTACGTTGAGGGCCTTGCGAAGACCGGAATTGAAATCGAAAAGATCCCGCGCATTGAAGACATCAGCGCAAAAATCCAAAAATTCGGCTGGCGCGCAATTCCTGTCAGTGGTTTTATTCCACCCGCCGCTTTTATGGAGCTTCAATCCCTCGGTGTTTTGCCGATTGCGTCTGATATGCGCACTCTCGATCATTTGCTGTACACGCCGGCTCCGGACATTGTTCATGAAGCTGCAGGACACGCGCCGATCTTAGCGAATCCTGAATTTGCTGATTACCTTCGCCAGTACGCACAGATTTCGCGTAAGGCATTGATCAGCAAAGAAGATATCAACATGTACGAAGCCATTCGCGAGCTTTCGGATATTAAAGAAAATCCGTCTTCAACGCCTGAACAAATCAAAGCGGCTGAAGAAAAGCTTGAACGCGTTTCAAAAAGCATCTCACACATCTCGGAAGCGGCGGAACTCGGCCGCATGAACTGGTGGACTGCGGAGTATGGCTTGATCGGCGATATGAAGCAGCCAAAGATCTTTGGTGCTGGATTGCTTTCAAGTGTCGGCGAAGCGAAGTGGTGCCTCAGCGATAAAGTGAAGAAAATTCCTCTGAGTGTGGATTGCATTAAGCAGGGCTACGACATCACGGAACCACAACCGCAGCTTTTTGTGACTCCTGATTTTAAAACTCTCGTGAAAGTCTTAAACGAAATGGCCGATCAAATGGCCTTCCGTAAAGGCGGTATCGAGAGCGTGCAAAAAGCCATTCGTGCAGAATCTGTAAACACCGTAGAATTAAACTCCGGCATTCAGATCTCGGGCGTGGTCGTGGAAGTGATAACGCCTCCGCATCCGTCACAAGAAGTCGCTTACTTGCGCTTCCAAGGTCCTTCACAGCTCTCGTTCAAAGATGAGCAGCTGCATGGCCAAGGACCTGACTATCACGCGCACGGCTTTGGCACGCCTGTCGGTAAACTTAAAAAATTCCCAAGCATCTGTCCTTCTGATTTGTCTGACAGCCAGTGGGATCAGCTCAATGCAGCTCCGGGCAAAAAAATGGATCTTGAATTCACCAGCGGCGTTCATGTCACCGGCACTTTCAACGGCCGCTTTGAGCAAGATCGCAAAACCGTTTTGCTTTCATTGACTGATGCAAAGGCGACTCTTGGTGATCGCGTCTTATTTGATCCTTCATGGGGGACCTTCGATATGGCGATCGGTTGCACAGTCACTTCCGTCTTTGGCGGAGCTGCGGACCGTGAGGCCTATGGTGAAACCGATGACTTTGTTGCGGCTCGCGTGCCACAACGTACATACTCTGACGAAGAAAAGCTCTATCACTCTCAGTACGCAAAAGTGCGTGAGATCCGCGAAAAGAATCTTCAAGGTGCAGAGCTCGAAAAAGCCCTGGCTCCCGTGATTGAAACTCACGATCAGAAGTTCAAACACGATTGGCTGTTGAAGCTTGAGGCCTTTGAACTAGTTTCGAATCGTGCCAAAGGGGCTGCGTTGGAAAAGAAACTCCATGGCGACCTTGAAATGCTTGCTCAAGACCAGAAACTCACTTCCATGATCAAGGACGGTTTGACACATGCGCAGCTTTGA
- a CDS encoding transporter substrate-binding domain-containing protein, with amino-acid sequence MRFLFIIIICFVPFFVSAKEKVIFVTHPIPLMVESENKGVFIDLIHKFFEKTDVEVEIMLLPRNRAFDYFRNKKALILFPGVGPEPLGDTYLKTVNFYEKRDYLFYRKGDHYSSMQSLKGKIVGITNAYPYAQEILETKGVHFETAPSDEINFTKLGKKRIDAFLVEEFSGLSALKSSGAQGIVYDKEKPLSKLPVYMAVRDCEEGKKWYRFLNEKLKEMNKNAPLMDVVRAQFNP; translated from the coding sequence ATGAGGTTTTTATTTATAATCATTATCTGCTTTGTGCCTTTTTTCGTTTCGGCGAAAGAGAAAGTCATCTTTGTCACTCACCCCATCCCACTGATGGTGGAGAGTGAGAATAAAGGCGTCTTTATCGACCTCATTCACAAATTCTTCGAGAAAACCGACGTCGAAGTTGAAATCATGTTATTGCCGCGCAATCGTGCCTTTGATTATTTCCGTAATAAAAAAGCTCTCATTCTGTTTCCCGGCGTAGGGCCGGAGCCGCTCGGCGATACTTATTTGAAAACTGTGAACTTCTATGAAAAGCGCGACTACTTGTTTTATCGCAAAGGAGATCACTATTCATCCATGCAATCCTTAAAAGGGAAAATCGTGGGAATTACAAATGCATATCCTTACGCCCAAGAAATTCTTGAAACCAAAGGCGTGCATTTTGAGACTGCACCGAGTGACGAAATAAATTTCACTAAGCTCGGAAAGAAACGCATCGATGCGTTTCTCGTTGAAGAGTTCTCGGGGTTGTCAGCGCTGAAGAGTAGCGGTGCTCAAGGAATCGTTTACGATAAAGAAAAGCCACTTTCGAAGCTCCCAGTATACATGGCGGTCCGTGACTGTGAAGAGGGAAAGAAGTGGTATCGTTTTTTGAACGAAAAGCTCAAAGAAATGAATAAGAACGCACCCCTGATGGATGTGGTGCGTGCCCAGTTTAACCCTTAA
- a CDS encoding RNA methyltransferase, protein MRSFEVRIVLVRTIYERNVGATSRAMSNMGFEKLILVDPKCELTYEAQQTAATGQTGLQNRTTYANWDEFLAKEPESIKICFTARDGRGRQVRDIDDVLQDIREKSPQFQVTSDVPYVVHLVFGPEDWGLSADDLEMANFCASLPTWGENWSLNLAQATLLAMFSLRKAWGGNRTKLEGSDEDRRATQGIEGINPDQTLKRWLLEMGFDLSKKRINVYTVLRRMLMQNTPTKKELVILETVLQQSIRKLEEYNEMRKKLKG, encoded by the coding sequence ATGCGCAGCTTTGAAGTTCGCATCGTGCTTGTGCGCACGATCTATGAACGCAATGTCGGCGCGACCTCGCGTGCGATGAGCAATATGGGATTTGAAAAGCTCATTCTCGTCGATCCCAAGTGCGAACTGACTTACGAAGCCCAGCAAACGGCCGCCACCGGCCAAACCGGTTTGCAAAACCGTACAACCTACGCCAACTGGGATGAATTCCTCGCGAAAGAGCCTGAAAGCATTAAGATCTGTTTCACCGCGCGTGACGGCCGTGGCCGCCAAGTACGCGATATCGATGACGTCCTTCAGGACATCCGCGAAAAGTCGCCGCAGTTTCAAGTGACCAGCGATGTTCCTTATGTTGTGCACTTGGTTTTCGGCCCTGAAGACTGGGGCCTCAGCGCCGACGATCTTGAAATGGCAAACTTCTGCGCGTCTCTTCCGACTTGGGGCGAAAACTGGAGTTTGAACCTTGCTCAAGCCACCTTGCTTGCGATGTTCTCTTTGCGCAAAGCTTGGGGCGGCAACCGCACGAAGCTTGAAGGATCAGACGAAGACCGCCGCGCCACTCAAGGAATTGAAGGCATTAATCCTGATCAGACATTAAAGAGATGGCTTCTAGAAATGGGTTTTGATCTATCAAAGAAGCGCATCAACGTTTACACAGTTCTTCGCCGCATGCTGATGCAAAATACTCCGACCAAAAAAGAACTTGTGATTCTCGAGACGGTCTTGCAACAAAGCATCCGCAAACTCGAAGAATACAATGAAATGCGCAAAAAGCTTAAGGGTTAA